A segment of the Bactrocera neohumeralis isolate Rockhampton chromosome 3, APGP_CSIRO_Bneo_wtdbg2-racon-allhic-juicebox.fasta_v2, whole genome shotgun sequence genome:
atgaaatgaataGTCTGATTGAGTTGTCTCAccgtattttgaattttttatccattcggatgacatgaccttatcagcgtagccgctgtctcttaattatCTGAGCAATGTCAATGGAGTCCCATATCTAGTATAGTTCATAGTTtcatcgactgtggtattcgtcgttgccaatgtgcaaagaGCCACAAATCTACCGCAGcacctctcgaaaactcgtaacgccgattcatcagatgttgtcatcgttcatgcctctgcactatatagcaaaACGGGTATGATGAGTAACTCGTAGaattaatgtttgtttgtgGAGAGAGGACttactcgaattattttctccaggtgaagtttgaagaagtcacaagatagggagtcgccttgtctgaaacctcgtttagcatcgaacagctcggagaggttaTTTTCGATCATGACggagcttttgttattgttcaaCGTCATTTTACACAATCAtttggcataaaggcagctcgtCTTCGCAAAATACAAATCCTATTCATGAGTCTTTTTCAAgacatggtgaatatcttgcCAGTTGCCGATTTTCCGGGCCTGAAGTAAAActcataaggtccaatcagtttgttgacggtaggctttaaCTTTTCATACAATACCCTCGATAGAACCACATctgcttatcccacggtagtttgcGCATATTGTGTAGTCTCTCTTTTAGTGGATTGGACAGGGCAttcttaaattccaatcgttgctCATGCTTTCATCCAACCATATTCTATAAAGAAGCTGAAGCAATTTCTTATAATTTCCGTTATAAGATATTAAAGAGTGGTTGGGAAAAGTTTGCAAGTTTTTCGGTGTAGTCGACTGAACTTTTGCTGAGGCCGAGACGCTTCCCAGTTTGTATATGATGCGGATGAGAAACGGACAACAATTGATTGATAGCATGCACTCACCACATGTTACCCACACTGCTGATCATTGGTTCCCATCACACCACACACTCAACTTTTACCTAACTAAAAGCAGCTGGTAGGAAGGTACACAACAAGCTGTTAATTATTGTGAAATCTTGCAATGGGCATGTTACTATACAATTTCttgtgtatatagtatgtatgtactagtaGGTATCCTATAGGCTATAGTTTGCAGGCGTTGGAAGGGCTAAATGAAGGAGTTTACTTTATCCGTTCACCGAACCTAAATAGCACCATTATCTGGCTGTTGCCTACTAATCGTTGATGTGATGTTTACATGTTGTTGGTATTTGATTAAGAGCAGTTGGCGGAAGTAGTGTTAGTTGTGCCACCGTTTGCGCGTGATTGTGACGGATGTTGCGTAGACAATGCACgtgattaaaattttagtggCATGTTGATGACTGTGTTTCAATTGGTACACCTCCGCAATCACCAGCTGCagatataaaatgataatttcTTTAGTGTCTAGTAGGCATCGTCCACTAATATATAATGATCTTGAACATCAGCGaccttgtaaaatatataaatataaatgagcaGCATGACGGGCTAAGTGCTGTTGAGCCGTTTTCGTCTGTcggttaatttgaaaatattgatgtGTTTATTTTCTCCCTGTGAAAGTTCTTATTTGATGAAACTGATattgaaccactataacatatagtacTGATAGTTTTTCTTCTATTAAATCTATTTCTCCTAGATATTTAGGATTTACCCACCATTTGGAACTTGAAAAACGTCTGTCGTTGAGCAAtagcatttttcaatttttttctaactttctCTAACAATTGagatttgtttttcattttaataattaaaaacaatcgAATAAAATTGCTTTTTGCTTATATTGGCTTTGAAGTAAATGCAAATTGTTTTCATGATGACATGCTTATTTTCTCTAATAATTTTCACTTCCGTGatgtcaagtttttttttggtttttttctctCGCTAGTGTAGAATGCTCCATTTATAGTGCAAACCCTTCCTAGTAACAGCAAACAAGGTAACAATCGAGTATATAAATGATACTAGTAAGCTTCTTTCCTATATGTATGAATCCATTTgaccatatatatatttgcttaaaGAGAGGTTTACTAAGATATTATTTATGTTGCATTGCATCAAACCTATTGCTAGTATATTCAATAGTTACTCAAATACCTCATGAGCACCTCGGTTGTGCGTTATGATTCTTAGGAGCATCACTTTTTTCTTAGTTGATTGGTTCGTTTTGCAGATGTCACCTAAAGCTTATAGCTTGTACCTTAAAAGTAAGAATTAAATGTAAGCAAGcactttattttcattataaaccgTGCCTAGATCACACTGCTAACCTACCTAACAATAAACCTACAACGTTTTAAAAGGGAGGTCTTAatgtttcttttataaaaacaatcCTGTAAAAGTTATACggaattatatttatacataaaatgtactgagcattcatactagtaatttataaattatttgttgctCATATGACAGGGTGTACCATGTGAATACTTTATGATTGACGATGAGAACCAAATATTGTGCGCTAGGCGTTGAATGGCACAACCAACCAATACTATAGTAAATTGTATTATATAGTACCGGGTTTTCCAATGGgcatgatatgatttctaagtgtcgttgcGGCTATTTGTAATATGTTATGATCTGTcagattttttataccctgaacagggtatgtacatatattaagtttgtcacgaagtttgtaacacccagaagaaagcgtcggagaccctataaagtatacatgtaaatgatcagtatgttgagctgagtcgatttagccatgtccgtatgtctgaatatatacgaactagtccctcagtttttaagatatcgttttaaaatttgcaaatgtcattttctcttcaagaagatgctcatttgtcggaactgccgatatcggaccactacaacatatagctgccatacaaactgaacgatcggaatcaagtccttgtatggaaaacttttgaatttgacaagatatattcacaaaatttggtacagattgtTTTCTgaggtaacaatgtaatctccgaagaaattgttcagatcggttatctatagcatatagctgccatacaaaccgaacgatcggaatcagggGCTTGCATAAAAatctttcgcatttgacgtggtatcttcacgaaattttacatggattactgctcaTACTActgtaataacataatctccgaaaaaattgttcagatcggattactatagcatatagcttccatacaaacaggacaaatagttactaaaagaaagggacctgtgaagggtatattagcttcgatgcagccgaagttaatgttttttcttgttttatattgtATTCAGTTATGtttatgcaattttattatcaaattaataaaaagtaattaagaaaatatgagtggtgcggtaaataaacaaaactgccgATTCTGGGGAGGAGATAATTGACAAATTTTTCACGAATAATCATAACAAAGATAGTTTCGTTTCGGTTTTTGGTCTGTGAGAATCATCGATCCGCTGGttacaccgttactgtcaatggagagcagtacagatcgatgataaccaactttttatgtccgcaattggaagaagttgatcttgattggcattaatttttatacacatagattaaataattttattatattatccTATAACTCAACTGAATAACGAAGCAGTTTTCTTAATAGTTAACTCATTGCtgtttaaaagataaaaatcacTTCGTACATATTGAACAGGGCTTCCAAagtttatgaaaagtatataaaCTGAAATCAGTTGGTTTGAGAAGCTAAATTTATTGTCATTACAAAGCGAAAACCGTTGATACAACTATTTTGGCAATTATGGGCAGCATGAGAAGAGATTAACTGCATTTACATACACTTAAACGTTTCACTGTTAGTCAAGTTTATACTTTTAagtgtattttgattttctttttcaattattCGCTATTtagcttattattattatgcacAAAAGTACAAACGTATGCACACAAAACATTCAATACGGTATTGTAGCTACTGAGTGGCTTGCGATTCTCTGAAACTACTACATTGCCGACAAATAAATCATCATCAAATAGAATGCTCTCAACAAAATTCAAACAAGTTAAGTCGTTATTATGCCATTCCACTATGTGCTTTGCAAAATTACGCCTGTGTGAATTGGATTTACCCAaattccattaatttttttgttgttgctattttcacctatttaattccaagaaatgcgttTATTGTAATCAAGCAATCGACATTTGCTACTTCATTAGTGAACATCACGCGAGTCCTGTTGAGCTAGggcgttactcatacgccctgttgcACATACGTTTACCGAAACAGGCATAttgtacttatatatttgagcatcacacacacacacattgttAATGaataaactattgaaaaaaacaaaatgtgcgGCCCAATAAGTGACGATTACCACATATTATACTTATTGATcgtttcaaatataataaatttttttaaaaaattatgtaatatttaatttgctgGCCTTGTCTTTTTTATCAACAATTAAAATCTTGGTCCTTTGCAAGAGTACATCGTATTTCAGTACATTATGCAACAAAATCTCCTTAGCTGACACGCATATATGGGTAATTATTCGCGACTTTTAATCGTCTGGCTTTAACATTGAGTTTTACATATATGGCCCTGTTCACATATAAAGCTTTGGTTCACGTTTGGATGATTATCTGATGAGCTTATGCTGTCACCTAAGCGGAATTGTGACTTGCAATTCGCAATGCAGTTGAGTTATTACCGTTTTCAACATTTCTTCCAAAAGTCCAGTAAGTTGTGATAACTTCGGTATTAGAAAAAAGGCAGAGTTCGACCGTCCAATAAAAGGGTTAATACAATGCATCATTCAGAACcacaaaacaattttcttagaaaaaattattaacttgaACTAGAGTGTAACTTTCTAATAATATCCATAAATTAACCTGTTATGTATTGTAAGCATAATCCTAGATATAAATAATGTACCAAAATGCGTTGACACTCAAGTTAAAATGCAACTGGGGTAAGCAGATGATATTAATATCTTAGACATCAACAACACAACCCTTATAATCCtagaataatatttgaaaatggttGGCTTTTTGGGGAGCGAGAGGAAGACAAAGTATCTGTAGACTAGACAAAAAAATTGCTCGCGTcttggaaaatatgtacattattgTTGATAACTATAAATTTCATAGAAATCATTCttagaataacttttgccaacaggtgctattttaAAATCcgcaggcaattgaaaagcaggTTTCTCTCTTGATGATTTATAAGTTTGTCATCATTCTCGTCCTATCATACGGCACAAAACCATGGACGATGATGAATCAAGTTGACAAAGCATTCGagagaatattgaagaaggTAGAGCCACGAACTGTATGACCTCTATGGCAACATGGAAACTGTTAAGCGCTAGAAAATTCAACGAACTTAATGGTTAGGCCACGTCATTTGTAGGGAAGATGTTGCTCCagtgaaaaatttcttcgattTGAGACCAAACGCCGGAAACAGCATTGCCTTTCTGCACTTAGGATGCACTATTGTGGTAACCTCATGAAGCGTAGAGGTAACTGGCGCCGACTGGCACACGGTTGTAGTTCCAAAGAAGAGGAAAAACTTGTACTCACTGAGCCGAATCACACTATAAATAACACAATATACCttttaaaatatgcataaaatactaataatatataaagttaGATACCACGGCTTTGGCAATAAGAACttacatcattttttttttttagttacataaaatttcttcatttctcCACAAATGTAGGGTTTTTACCCACCGCAGCGTGCAATTCTTCTACAATTTTCCAATCATCTGTTGTGAGAACATCAAACAACCAAAAATCTAAGGAAACACTCACCATTTGCCTGTCGGATACTACTAGGCAAACACCATTCTAACGTCTGTTGACCGTCGTTTCCTGTTGCTTGTGTTGGCTACCCATTCTGTCTGGGTTGcctttcattaattaaaataattactgcTTGCGCCATAATAATTAGCACAAACGTCTAACAGTGCTAGTTTACTTGTTGCTGTTTATttgtcttttttgatttttctatttAGCTTGCTCGTGCACTTCTCGCTCGTAATGTAACTAATCACAAACTCAATGTATTTTTACCACAAAGACACAAAGACAGATTTGTTAATGGTCATTCTGTACCAACAAGAATATTAATAACAGCGAGACCACTTAGAGCTTGGAACAAGTATACAACTTTATGCAAATGGTTCATTTAATGTTTAACTATGCATGAATATTAAGCGGTACTTTGGTCGGCTATAAAGGGATATCAAGTTTGGGTATGATCGTTTAGCTTTTCTGACGTTTGATTTTCCGACGGTCCgggtttaaataaaattttaatgacttATTTTCAATCTTAGAAATTACATGAAAAAGCGAGAAAAGCATGAAAAGCGAGCTaaactatataatatattgctGAAAAATTGTCACACACTTTGAATAAGACATGGCATAGATGTAAGACAATACACCACAACGACCAAAAGCCAGCGTATTGGTAGAATGAATTAATAGCTGGGCTCAAAAAGCGAAACCTACCGCCTACACAATCTGTATATCACAATTCAAAAATTAGCCACAACAACCCAAAAGCGCAGCTTTTATGTGAAATGTCGTCGAAACTCTCTTTCTAACACCCCATCAAATTTTTTACCCTAAGACACGAACCAAGGTCATAGAGCCACTGCTAGTTACTGACGAAGAAAAATTGGCCATAGccagaaaaatttaaagcagcAAGGCACCtggatggcataccaaacagagccTTGAAAGAAGCCATGACTTTGAAAGCAAAACGTTTcgcaaaaatgtacaatgcgtgtTTAAAAGAAGGGATATTCTCTGACCCTGGTAAATCCAGAACTAAAACAGCCTCCGGATGAACCTTCATCATATCGACGTTTGCGCATGCTTGACACATCTGGCTGAAGTAAGGATAAATATACGTAGCAAgtaaccgcttggagttagacAAAGACAATAcggttttatgaaaaaaaggtACACCACACATTAAACAATGCCGTTGACACTGCGAAATGCTCAGTAAGTAGCAACCGAATGAAAGGCGGAACAATGAAAATTTGCGtgctgatcaccctggatgtgagGAGTACCTTCAACTCAGCAAAATTGGAAAACTTAATCAAGGCTCCGTATGATATACGCGCTACTCAATAACTTATTAagagttattttgaaaacaagatACTATGTATTACTCGATATTGATGAAGGCACTGAGAGCACTCTATTTTGAggggagtaccgcaaggctcgatTCTTGGCCCCCTTCTATGGAACCTGATGTACGATGGGTGTTAAGAAGATACAAACCAAAGCCGTTAAGTTAGAAAATGCAATGAGTGCGTAAACGGTCCGCGCAATGGTTTTTCTCAATTAGTTTAGAAATGGCTGAACAAAAGACAGAAGTATTGTTCATATGTCAGTAAGTGGAAAAGTGTATCGAATAGCATCCTAAACGCCTTATCCAGAAAGTAAGCGATTGCTATCGGTTGTattatatgcggctccaatatggatccagACGCTAGGCATTAACGCATATGCCAGACAAATGGGCAGATTGCGCAGCACTGAAAGTTATCAGTACTTTCTGATCCATAGCAAGCGATGCTGCTGAAGAATTAGCCAGTATGCTGCCCCTTGACATCCAGGATGACGAATACAAGCGGGTATATAATTTATCAGAGCAATTTTTAGGAGCCAAAAGAGAGGAGACAGTCGGTGGCAAACCTCAGTAAAAAGACAATGGACCCCAGATTGATACCGAATATCCATTCTTGTATGAGAAGACGACATAGGGCCTCGATTTCCACCTAACACAAATACTAAGTGAACATggctgctttagaagctacctctACAGATTGCtgcacgacattagtccgaattgtccgaTCTGTTCAGAGTACTTGAAGACTCTAAGCAGGTGTTATTTTATTCTCCGCTTTTTAAGTACAAGTGAAGaacttatagcattgacagacggcagcgttaaaccagattaattgcatttttcgggattaattcaggagttaccacagctaactccgttgctgaatccaaaaataactctcaaaattttagggagtttgtgagattttcgttggcagcATTGTTAATAATTGACAGCTGTattctattgtgaatgaaaaataagAACAGTGACAGCCGTTTTACGTTTCAATGTAAacaaagttattttgaaaagcgacgattaaagataaaaagtaagtaattttagtattttgcaTTGCCTTCTAAACGAAAATTactatctttgttttaatttcaggtGGCTGGCAGTAAAAAGCGTTCAGGGTGGACTTTAAAGGATGAGTTGGAGCTGCTGAAAAATGGGAGGCACGTTCCCACGACCTCCGGCGTGCAAAGGGAAATGCTCATATATACAATGAGATTTCGCAGGAAATGGCACAAAAATATACCGCCGAGGAAATTCACTGCAAAGTGAAAAACATGACAAAGAAATACAGGTgagttttttcaataattacatTTCTTCTTTTAACACATTAATAACTCTACTTTCAGAGAAGAGAAAACCAAAATTGGCCCTTCTGGTGGTAGTCCCTCGCCTTGGAGACATTATAATGCTGTGAATCGCATAGTAGGGTGTACTGCCGTTAATTCGGCTTTGTAGTACATAGAGACATACTCGTATTCCGAGGtaaaaaacgaatttattttatttgtataaacacatgcatttataaagttaattttttttagaattcaaCATTAACCCAATTGTTGCCGCTGTCCGACCCACCATTATCACCTACGTTGCCATCGCTATCATGTCCGCTGCCACCTTCGTTGCCGTCACCATCACCGTCATGTCCGATGCCGTCACCATCACCTTCATCTGCAACAAGAAAACGTTATTTTAGCGCCGAGTTgttaaaggttttaaaaaaacaaactgaCATATTAGAAAGGGTTGCAGATGAAACAAAGCACGTCTCAGAGGAAATAATTCAGACTGTTTGACAGCACAATAATTTGTCCGAAAGATTTTTAACCCTTATGGAGAACATCGCAGAGaaactttaagtttaaaataattttatcgttttttctAGTCCTAAAccattatttaatgaaatgttttgttattttctagtcttaaaacattatataatgtaacaaaaaatgaatttaaataaaaaatgatctCTTTAAAGAATGGATGTTTGTAATTATGTGtactaatatttgttttctgcTACTCTATACATCTATACTCACGAAAACTCAGAGCTATTGCATTTCTAATAGCCGATGCTGTTACATCATTTTCCCCAGCTCTTGTAGTGTGATGTGGTTGAATTTCTGTACTTATTTTTGCACCATCTTGGATCCACGAAGAAGGAATTtcatcattttcaatttttagaaaactgtGCAAAATACAGCATGCATGTATAATAACGTTAACGTTTTTTGGAGCTACCGGTAAACTTCTGCCAATTTTTCTAAATCGGGCTTTTAGTTGACCGAAAGCATTCTCTATAACTCTGCGACATTTGGATAAACGATAGTTAAATGTTTTTTCTAACACTGGTTGATTTGGTGAGTATGGAAAAGGCTTCATCGTGTAACGCGACAATCGAAAGGCTGAATCGCCAATAAGTAATACGGGGACATTAACATCTCCAATCATTTTGATGCTCTGAGCAAAAATATCGGCGGTTTCctggaatttttttaaggaaCTACCTTCAAAAATGTACGAATCGTTATTTCTTCCAGTTGACCcaacatgtatatatgtaaattttgatctataaaatagtgaaaagaatttatataaatatttccaataagTACTATATCTTAAATTTACCTATAGTCGCAACTTGCCAGCAGAACAACCGAATACCACCCCTTATAATTGTAATAATCGATCGCATCTTCCTTTTTCGGCTGAACCTCAATGTGGCAGCCATCTATTTCGCTCTACTTCTTCTGTGCTTGGGGAATAGGAATTGATGAAATCCGATAAatttgtgcacacagctttgcAAAAATCCACAACTATTTCCCCAACTGTGGTGCGTCCTACGCCAAATAAACTTGCTACAGTTCTGTATTCCGCTGAAGAACCTAACGCATACAACGCAATAGCCACTCTTTTCTGAAGTGGAATGCAAAGTCGCATGTTGCTGTTGGACTTTCCGATTTCCTTAAccttttcacatattttgtgAAAAGCTTCTTTGTTTAGACGAAAGTTTTCTTTAAATCGGATGTCATCCATTTTTTGACATCGTACTCCCAAAAACTGCCATTGCGGCCCTTTTattaataacatatataaatgaggcgtataaaatattaatattcaatatataatatattaaacttacaAATTTCCAGGCGCTTCTTTCCCTTATTTCCGAAGACGCCACTTTGGTACTAGTTTCCAGTATCGCTTTTGTCAATTCATTCATCGTTTTAATCTTTTGAAGCAGGTTCACTAGTaatgtttttattcttttgtttAACAAATTGTGGTTTTGCACCATCTGTGCGGCTAACAATCGCAATGCTTGTCTTCtatccatttttgttttatcaaattgaaaatgttattaatatgcCAATCAGCTGTTCGCTAAATCGCATCGCTGCTGTCTGTCACCTataaatttggatctgattaagtgcgcagttaatcagGGTTAAcgctgtcgtctgtcaaggcgattaaatgtcttatcacttcaacaaagttaattatttaatcaggtggttccgtgggagagtctagAATTGGAAGTAGGTTCTATTTAGCGAATTGAAGTTCCGCATTACGGCTTTTGATGCTTTCCCATACTTTAGAAAAAGGTGTCATATAtgtttatgaataaaatttttgagtaTAAGAAAGAGTGGATACAAGTAAATTTCATGCATTATATGCATAGTAAATATGTGGTATTTTGCTAAGCCAATAATGCGTTACTACAATATTATGGAATTGAATTGTAATTTTGATAACTTTTGTTGCAAATCTTGcataacaacaatttttatgaGTCACGGTAAAATTCCactaaaatatatactaaatttagGTGTGCAATGcgcaaaatattaatagaaaataacGTAGAATTTTCACGCAACTTGTTTTCTCATTAGAAAAAATACATGTTTGAGCAAAGTATagtattattatatgaaaaataataattttaattaataaacgtGGATGGCCGGTTATAGTAGATAATAGTGAAAGAACAAACCGAACAGATGCGATAATAGAGGTCAGAAGTGTCCCTTCACAagctatttttatgttttaattaatgTTGACAAACGGACTTTTGAAAGGTTTTAACCAAAATGTTGGTTAaaccttttaaataatttaagagtCCAATAATGGGGTTTCCTGCAGAGCATTTAACTATAACTGTGTCTCGgatatattaaagtaaatatatttgtgtataaaaaaaactatcttTAGTTTTGTTAAGTTTCATATTTCGtccatattttcattttctgaaaGGCATGCAGAGAGATATCGCATAACGTGGCGAGCTGTCAGCAACAGATGTTTGCTTTTTATTAACCAAATAATTTCACAGCAGGTTCGGAGTCAAGTATTAGAATATGTAGCTGAATAAGTAAAGGCTGAGGAGTAATAAATAAGGCTTTTTTAACATAATGCTAGATATATCTTGTTGGTTAGTATGTTTTAACTCAAATACTTTGTGCGTCTTCTCTAAGCGTTTAAAGATGTTTTAAAGTGCGAATATAGAATAGGAACATCTTCtggcaaaagaaaaacaaaagaaaatattttcaaaagttttccatatgatAAGATAAAAGAAAtgctttaaaatttgcaaattaatgATTAATGCAAAAGTACGGCATACTTAGGTTGTATACCcagtacaaaatattttgaacaaagtataaaattttcgcgTAGAACTAGCACATTTTCTCAA
Coding sequences within it:
- the LOC126753727 gene encoding uncharacterized protein LOC126753727, whose product is MNELTKAILETSTKVASSEIRERSAWKFSEIDGCHIEVQPKKEDAIDYYNYKGWYSVVLLASCDYRSKFTYIHVGSTGRNNDSYIFEGSSLKKFQETADIFAQSIKMIGDVNVPVLLIGDSAFRLSRYTMKPFPYSPNQPVLEKTFNYRLSKCRRVIENAFGQLKARFRKIGRSLPVAPKNVNVIIHACCILHSFLKIENDEIPSSWIQDGAKISTEIQPHHTTRAGENDVTASAIRNAIALSFREYRCIE